The following DNA comes from Chryseobacterium gallinarum.
ACTTGAAATTATTCAACTTTACAGTTGTATCAGTATTATTCTGTGTGTTGAACCATGAAGCTATGTTGGTGAGGTTTTGTGTTAAAAAATCATCCCCAGACCCTCCTATCCTAAAATAATCTTTAATAGTAAATAACACTCCATTATATGCGGCTAATGAGCTTACCTGATGATTTAAAGATAACAAATATTGCTGTACCTGTATATCAAGCTGTCGCTCAGCCTCACAAACTGAGTCGCCTTCAGCACACATATTAAACATATCATCAAATGATTGAAAGATAAATGTGTTGTATGGATTTGTTGGGTTTTCTATATAACCGCCTCCAACACCACCAGAACCTCCACCAGAACCTCCAGTAGAACCGCCTCCGGTAGAACCACCACCTGTAGAACCACCTCCAGTAGAACCACCTCCAGTAGAACCGCCCCCGGTAGATCCACCACCTGTAGATCCACCACCTGTAGAACCACCTCCGGTAGAACCACCTCCGGTAGAACCGCCACCGCCGCCATCGCCACCATCGCCACAGTGGTTATAAGCCGCAATAATTTGAGCAGGTTGAGCAGCTTGACCCGTACCTAATGCAGTACAACTACCATCTCCATATTCATGATTTCCACCGGCTGTACAAGGATTAGTCTCATAAACATATTCCCAACATCCTTCATAATATGAATAGGTTGAACCTCTTCCTGTAATAGAAAGATTATTGATGACATAAGATTTAATTTTACCAGTTAAATTCACTGGCTCACCATTCATATATCGATCCTTTTCCTCTTTTGTGAGATTATATTGTATTAATGCTCCCGAATAAGTATTATCAGAATTTTCTCTCAATACAAGATTTTCTATTATACTATTTGGAAAAGTTCTGGATACAGGAATTGTATAGGTTCTTTTTGTACCATCAGTAATTTCTAAAACGTGATCCGTTTCAATAATAGCTCCATCTAAAATGGGATCCTGTGGAGTTTTTGCGGTAGCGGTAGTTTGCCTAAAAAAATTATTCTTGAGTTTTTCAACTTCTTTGTAAAGAGGCAACTTGCTTTCAAATTCTTTTTTGTTTAGAACCGCAATGTTTTTATTAAAATGTTGTTCTTGTTCCTGTTCTAAAGCAAAGCTTTCATTTCTACAAGACTGAATACTAAATAATAGGGATAAGACCAATCCCATTAGAATTAAAAAATTCTTTTTCATGGTTAAATAATTAATAAATTGTTATTTGATGATTAAGAGTTGTTTCATATCTAAATTGAAACTGCCATTTAAGGTGGGGAACGGTGTCACCGCGTATTCTTTCCATAATTTTTGTGTTGTTTTTTAATATTTTAATTCGACGTCAATTATAAGTAAAATCACTCATTTACTACATAGGTATTTTCCCCGTATTTTTATAGGTAACTTCCCCCGTTTTACTCATTCATAATTAAAAAGTAGAACCGCCCGTTTTTTTCAAGCATTAATTGGGCAGTTCTACAAAGTCCCTTTTACGGGAACATCACCAGTATCTCCATACTGTAAAACTAATAACCATGAATTTTTAATATTTTCTCAGGTAAGCTAAAATTCGGCGATCCGCCAATTCCTAAAAATGGAAAGGTGCGGAACTAAAGCCAATCCGACAAGGAGGTACTGCGAAGAACCCGACGCCCAGAAAGACTTAGCCCGCACCCATATAGTAAGCACGGGCGTAAGTCTATCGAGTTTGGGCGTTAGAAGATTCGCAGTTTTCCTTGTCCAAAACGATAGCTTACGCTGTGTATCGTTAAAATTGTGAGCCAAATTTAATAATTTTTTTGAAAACAATACTACCGTATTTTTACGGTATTTCGTAATAACATTTTATTTTTTCTGTATAGCTTTGTTTGATTTAGGGAAAACAGATCTATAATAGTAAGTGCTTCAAAATTTATTACTTTTGAGTATGGATTATTTAAAGTATATAAATGATTTAGAGTCTTTGCAAAAGAATGATAGGCGATGGATGTATTTACAATTATTAAATATTATAAAGGGCATAAGCAACCAGACTCATATTGAGGAGTTTAAAATTAAATTAAGACTGATTTATAAAGAAGTTTTGAAAACTCCCAATCCGATAAGGATGAGTGACGGTAGTGTAAGTGATGAAAAAGCCCTTATGGTACTTGATAGCTTAATTATTTCAATAATAGATCTATTAAACGATTATTACGGAAATTACAAATATATTAATGGCAAATAAACGCCAACTTGCACGAAATGAGAATACTTTTTACTTTTGTATTATGGCAGAAGTAAAAGACACAAAACAAGACGATATTATTAAGCGAAATGAGCGTATTCGTAAACGCTTTGCTTATTATACCGATACTAAACATCTCGATAGTGAGCATGTATTAGACCTGCTTGCAGATGAATATATCGGATCATTGAAAAGAGAGACAATTTGGTTAATTGTCAGAAGAACCGGGCATTACAAAAACCTTTAATTATGAAACAAATACTATTCCTTTTATTATTTCCTTTTTTATGCTTTTCTCAAACACAACTGCAAGATGAAGATATATCTGCGGCGGCAGGAAATGAATATGAAACTTTATTAACTAATATTGGAATAGATCGTGAAGGTGGGTTTGCAATCAATCATTTTTTACATAAAATGGGTTTTAATCCAGATGAAAAATTTACGCAACGCGGCGAAAATTTTAAACAGAAATATGTACAACAAATTGTATCAGGAAACGCAAAGCCGGCAGTAATATGGGTAAATTATTTAAACAAGAAAGTTAAAGGATATGATTTCCCAATTACTCAGAAAGTAGATATTTCAGGCGATACTGAGAACATCATTAAATTTTATGTAAACTTTTGGAGTCGTGCTATTAACTTTAAAGATACCAAGCCGGGAGAAACAGTTACCACGCGTTTTTTATCCGATGTTGCCGCACTTTCAGTTGGAAGTAACGGACAGTCTAAAATAGTAGTAACTACGGCAAAAGATTATTATAAGTAATCACATTTTAACAATAAAATCCGACTCAGTATTAACCTGCCTTTCCGGCAGGTTTTCTTTTGCAACATACTTAACAATAGGTTCGGCATCAACCTTTATCATTTGGGAACAATTCGCCTTTGTATCATCGGTAATGGTGGCTTCATATTCGTAAACCGTAACGATAACATTGTTATGATCCAAGTCGTCCTCGTCAGCCACCTTTTTTAATTCACTGAATTTTGTACCGCTCAATCCTTCCAGTGCAGCATCCACTTTTTCGTTAAGATCAAAAAAAGCCAATGCCAGTTCCTGGTCAATACTCCCCGTATAACTTTCTGCATAATTCTCACAAATTACACGTACACGGACAACGCCTTTTCCCTCTTTAATCCCATTCCCGATGTCTGACCACTCGAAACGCATAAACGCGATTAAAACGGCGGGTTTCGGAACCATGACAATATTTTCCTTTTCAACCTGCCCGCGGTCTTTATCTATATAGATCAGTTCCTCCACCTGAGCTTCCAGATGGTCGGATATTTCTTTAAATACAATTCCTTTTATGCTCATGATATTATTTTTTTAAGTTCTGATATTAA
Coding sequences within:
- a CDS encoding AHH domain-containing protein, with protein sequence MKKNFLILMGLVLSLLFSIQSCRNESFALEQEQEQHFNKNIAVLNKKEFESKLPLYKEVEKLKNNFFRQTTATAKTPQDPILDGAIIETDHVLEITDGTKRTYTIPVSRTFPNSIIENLVLRENSDNTYSGALIQYNLTKEEKDRYMNGEPVNLTGKIKSYVINNLSITGRGSTYSYYEGCWEYVYETNPCTAGGNHEYGDGSCTALGTGQAAQPAQIIAAYNHCGDGGDGGGGGSTGGGSTGGGSTGGGSTGGGSTGGGSTGGGSTGGGSTGGGSTGGGSTGGSGGGSGGVGGGYIENPTNPYNTFIFQSFDDMFNMCAEGDSVCEAERQLDIQVQQYLLSLNHQVSSLAAYNGVLFTIKDYFRIGGSGDDFLTQNLTNIASWFNTQNNTDTTVKLNNFKFANFTLKFLINNPDVSWEQFQRWFIQGYEYGYRNKLTSLSTDELTELVNVNKEIEASPYEEEVVKETNEAFVAFTSYADVESMTDAQIENVLNQCCPSIIIVPQHLIQEKTKMIVANYKFNRKFYPEWSKAKCFWEASRETIQLLLDLGGLVPVIGEVCDITNGVIYTIQGDGLNASLSYASAIPIAGWFASGSKFGVKVMNASDIASRQLLKWVVGTDGLIKFGYSSQLRKVLKLTDVTKQAHHIIPWAYNIQTHPIVQKAAKSMNAFHLNEALNGIAVASWRNQPNHNLYNNRIFTKLEQFKQLNPNATPNQCYDALMDIINDARQAIINNPNTHLNDLVF